From a single Wolbachia endosymbiont of Oedothorax gibbosus genomic region:
- a CDS encoding phage major capsid protein, producing MSLTDIAHRINELASSWEQFKLINDRKLKEIESKGRADSATIEQLCKVNNAIDSCKGRLDLIETAAQRPEVNTDFSTSDKYFSDYIRKGMESGLSHKTLSGDDNDIGGYLVTPHIIKRINKRVTDSSPMRQICSNQRISTETLDYIIEDFDRAGAGWSSETVDDDDGGNKSKYDFAKDTDTPKIQKISITTYELYAQPQISQKLLDDAFVDVESWLVEKIAETFSKEESEAFIKGEGTFQPKGILTYENGNSYNKIEQVKTEKLDSDSIMMLYYSLDEYYSKNASFLMNRSTLKNVRLLKAQTGQYLWQPSLSLEAPDTLMGIPVYQSADMPPAPNNQLPVIAMADFKQAYKIVDNRGMRILRDPYTNKPYVRFFVTKRVGGEVVNTSAIKLLKVASKY from the coding sequence ATGTCACTTACCGATATCGCTCACCGTATCAATGAACTTGCTTCATCATGGGAGCAATTTAAATTAATAAATGATCGCAAACTAAAAGAAATTGAAAGCAAAGGGCGTGCTGATTCTGCAACAATTGAGCAGCTATGCAAGGTAAATAATGCCATTGATAGTTGCAAAGGGCGTTTAGACTTGATCGAAACTGCAGCTCAACGTCCAGAAGTAAATACAGATTTTAGCACAAGCGATAAATATTTTTCTGATTATATCCGCAAGGGAATGGAAAGCGGTTTATCACACAAAACCCTCAGTGGAGATGATAATGATATCGGAGGGTATCTAGTTACTCCGCATATTATAAAACGCATAAACAAGCGCGTAACTGATTCGTCCCCAATGCGACAAATATGCTCCAATCAAAGAATCTCTACTGAAACATTGGATTACATTATAGAAGATTTTGACCGTGCCGGTGCAGGTTGGAGCAGTGAAACAGTAGATGATGATGACGGTGGCAATAAATCTAAGTATGATTTTGCAAAAGATACGGACACACCTAAAATCCAAAAAATTTCCATAACAACTTACGAGTTATATGCTCAACCACAGATATCACAAAAGTTACTCGATGATGCGTTTGTCGATGTTGAGAGTTGGCTGGTGGAAAAGATTGCCGAGACTTTTAGCAAGGAAGAAAGCGAAGCCTTCATTAAGGGTGAGGGTACTTTTCAACCCAAAGGAATTTTAACTTATGAAAATGGAAACAGTTATAATAAAATAGAGCAAGTTAAAACTGAAAAATTAGATAGTGATTCAATAATGATGTTGTATTACTCTCTGGACGAATATTATTCCAAAAATGCATCATTTTTGATGAACAGGAGTACGTTGAAGAATGTTAGGCTACTAAAAGCTCAAACAGGCCAATATCTCTGGCAACCAAGTTTGTCGCTTGAAGCTCCAGATACCTTAATGGGAATACCAGTATATCAATCTGCCGATATGCCACCAGCGCCAAACAATCAGCTACCAGTAATTGCGATGGCAGATTTCAAACAAGCTTATAAGATTGTAGATAACAGAGGAATGAGAATATTAAGAGACCCTTATACGAATAAACCTTATGTGAGGTTTTTTGTCACTAAGCGTGTTGGCGGAGAGGTTGTAAACACCAGTGCTATTAAATTGTTGAAAGTTGCGAGCAAGTACTAA
- a CDS encoding AAA family ATPase, producing the protein MGNLYNKTNAPYLIAGTLATLVLLASGTLAVAPYVAFLSPIAAFNVALPVILTLFVLSAVVIAISCRMISQNKKLDEKEAELNEKNGLAKEQENTIQSLEPQIKGLNKKVSDLETKLDEISRQANGAATKDEVEELKAKIASAATKDEVEELKVKIASVATKEELNKLNNEVKELGTSAATKEGLNKKVSDLETKLDEISKQANGATTKGEMEELVTNIASAATKEELKAGLNGTAKKEELNKLSDEIKKLGTSAATKEGLNKKVSDLETKLDEISKQTNGAATKIGELKAGLNGAATKDEVEELKAKIASAATQEEINKLSNEVKELGTSAATKEGLNKKVSDLETKLDEISRQANGAATKDEVEELKAKIASAATKDEVEELKVKIASVATKEELNKLNNEVKELGTSAATKEGLNKKVSDLETKLDEISKQANGATTKGEMEELVTNIASAATKEELKAGLNGTAKKEELNKLSDEIKKLGTSAATKEGLNKKVSDLETKLDEISKQTNGAATKIGELKAGLNGAATKEELEERLGSLIKEVEVKEELQMKFYEKGKEREKITFEDIILPHDKKQELKKICEPQKESGAALKKEEGYILHGPPGTGKTMIAKAIASETKDTSAFISVSVSSLFNIKNINDLFKKAEENASCIVFIDEIEGFGKIRDLNGNNVEHLNHFLTKIDGFDSIKGVTVIAATNRISDLDEALTRGGRLSTHIKISTLDTNTRNKIINEHLKGTIPNLLKRVLDETKGFSHANLIILLRELEEKRFTSTSRLGEFCQHFKETHGIDNVLNKQLTKEKKLNKLEQSSLQETVNSLKMIKDLSSEHSPELEKINKGKFVNELPSSNYMSTPTTRETSTNETFPNLSKFPIVDNNSPNNLQGKKNPPRKSPEKEENDENKENSGPQNQNSPNSSLVIPNSSPLRNSINNSCAS; encoded by the coding sequence GTGGGAAATCTATATAATAAAACTAATGCGCCATATCTTATAGCTGGTACTCTTGCTACTTTGGTATTGCTTGCATCTGGGACACTTGCTGTTGCCCCTTATGTTGCATTCTTATCTCCAATTGCAGCCTTTAATGTAGCTCTTCCTGTTATTTTGACTTTATTTGTGCTTTCTGCAGTAGTAATTGCAATTTCATGTAGAATGATTAGCCAGAATAAAAAGCTTGATGAAAAAGAAGCAGAACTTAATGAAAAAAATGGATTAGCTAAAGAGCAAGAAAATACAATACAAAGCTTAGAGCCTCAAATCAAAGGGCTAAATAAGAAAGTTAGTGATCTCGAAACAAAATTAGATGAAATTTCAAGGCAAGCTAATGGTGCTGCAACAAAAGATGAAGTGGAAGAGCTAAAGGCAAAGATTGCTAGTGCTGCAACAAAAGATGAAGTGGAAGAGCTAAAGGTAAAGATTGCTAGTGTTGCAACAAAAGAGGAGCTAAATAAGCTTAACAATGAAGTGAAAGAGCTAGGGACAAGCGCTGCAACAAAAGAAGGGCTAAATAAGAAAGTTAGTGATCTCGAAACAAAATTAGATGAAATTTCAAAGCAAGCTAATGGTGCTACAACAAAAGGTGAAATGGAAGAGCTAGTGACAAATATTGCTAGTGCTGCAACAAAAGAAGAGCTAAAGGCAGGGCTTAATGGTACTGCAAAAAAAGAAGAGCTAAATAAGCTTAGCGATGAAATAAAAAAGCTAGGGACAAGCGCTGCAACAAAAGAAGGGCTAAATAAGAAAGTTAGTGATCTCGAAACAAAATTGGATGAAATTTCAAAGCAGACTAATGGTGCTGCAACAAAAATTGGAGAGCTAAAGGCAGGGCTTAATGGTGCTGCAACAAAAGATGAAGTGGAAGAGCTAAAGGCAAAGATTGCTAGTGCTGCAACACAAGAAGAGATAAATAAGCTTAGTAATGAAGTGAAAGAGCTAGGGACAAGCGCTGCAACAAAAGAAGGGCTAAATAAGAAAGTTAGTGATCTCGAAACAAAATTAGATGAAATTTCAAGGCAAGCTAATGGTGCTGCAACAAAAGATGAAGTGGAAGAGCTAAAGGCAAAGATTGCTAGTGCTGCAACAAAAGATGAAGTGGAAGAGCTAAAGGTAAAGATTGCTAGTGTTGCAACAAAAGAGGAGCTAAATAAGCTTAACAATGAAGTGAAAGAGCTAGGGACAAGCGCTGCAACAAAAGAAGGGCTAAATAAGAAAGTTAGTGATCTCGAAACAAAATTAGATGAAATTTCAAAGCAAGCTAATGGTGCTACAACAAAAGGTGAAATGGAAGAGCTAGTGACAAATATTGCTAGTGCTGCAACAAAAGAAGAGCTAAAGGCAGGGCTTAATGGTACTGCAAAAAAAGAAGAGCTAAATAAGCTTAGCGATGAAATAAAAAAGCTAGGGACAAGCGCTGCAACAAAAGAAGGGCTAAATAAGAAAGTTAGTGATCTCGAAACAAAATTGGATGAAATTTCAAAGCAGACTAATGGTGCTGCAACAAAAATTGGAGAGCTAAAGGCAGGGCTTAATGGTGCTGCAACAAAAGAGGAATTAGAAGAAAGGCTTGGTAGTCTCATAAAGGAAGTTGAAGTAAAAGAAGAGCTGCAGATGAAGTTTTATGAAAAAGGTAAAGAAAGAGAAAAGATAACATTTGAGGATATTATACTTCCACATGATAAGAAACAAGAGCTGAAAAAGATTTGTGAACCACAAAAAGAATCAGGTGCGGCTCTAAAAAAAGAAGAAGGATACATTTTGCATGGTCCACCAGGAACTGGTAAGACTATGATTGCTAAGGCAATTGCGAGTGAAACTAAAGATACATCTGCATTTATAAGTGTTTCTGTTTCTAGTTTGTTTAATATAAAAAATATAAATGATCTTTTTAAAAAAGCAGAAGAAAACGCTTCTTGTATAGTTTTTATAGATGAAATTGAAGGCTTTGGCAAAATACGTGATCTTAATGGTAATAATGTAGAACATTTAAATCATTTCTTAACTAAAATTGATGGCTTTGACTCTATAAAAGGTGTGACGGTGATTGCTGCAACTAATCGTATAAGTGATTTAGATGAAGCACTTACTAGGGGTGGTCGTTTGTCTACACACATTAAGATTTCTACATTAGACACAAACACACGTAACAAAATAATAAATGAGCATCTGAAAGGAACAATACCTAACTTGCTTAAAAGAGTTTTAGACGAGACTAAAGGTTTTTCACACGCAAATCTAATTATTTTATTACGTGAATTGGAAGAAAAAAGATTCACTAGCACGTCTAGGCTTGGGGAATTCTGTCAACATTTTAAGGAGACTCATGGTATAGATAATGTGTTGAATAAGCAGCTTACTAAAGAGAAAAAGCTAAACAAGCTGGAACAAAGTTCATTACAAGAAACAGTTAATTCACTGAAAATGATAAAGGATCTAAGCAGTGAACATTCACCAGAATTGGAAAAAATAAATAAAGGTAAGTTCGTTAATGAGCTACCTTCCTCAAATTATATGTCCACACCAACAACAAGAGAAACTTCTACCAACGAAACATTTCCCAATTTGTCTAAATTTCCAATTGTGGACAATAATTCACCTAATAATCTACAAGGTAAAAAAAATCCTCCAAGAAAATCTCCTGAAAAGGAAGAGAACGATGAGAATAAAGAAAACTCAGGGCCACAAAATCAAAACAGTCCTAATTCAAGTCTCGTCATCCCTAATTCATCGCCTTTGAGAAATTCAATAAATAATTCCTGCGCATCTTAA
- a CDS encoding DNA recombination protein RmuC, with the protein MLFNSIVLSLSLLLFLCIIIKKNRKLSKEKANLEVNLCKLEQETKQSLLTKNEEIVDLKIKRAELEVTLQKEREEKKKEIELLTKAEERLTNTFKALSLDALQTNNNNFLNLAKEVIDSKLKETESDFKKRQATINEVVTPIKEKLEKFDNEIRELEKERVGAYEGLKEQIGALMNQTSNLANALRKPHIRGKWGEMQLKRVVEMAGMIEYCDFFTQPSVVDKNEDNLLRPDLIIKMPSGKQIIIDAKVPLDSYMDAISQNDLQIQKEKLKNHSLAIKKHINDLGKKEYWNQFENTPELVVLFLTGEGVFSAALEYEPALIEIGVEKKVIIATPITLIALLRAIAYGWKQEMIAESAKKISELGHILYERICTMGENFDNLRRSLKSAVDHYNKTAGSLEARVFPAAREFNKLGIHAKNKNLSAAKELESLPRSLHTEELKVD; encoded by the coding sequence ATGCTTTTCAATTCTATAGTTCTTAGCCTCTCTTTACTATTATTTCTCTGTATTATCATAAAAAAGAATAGAAAACTGAGTAAAGAGAAAGCAAACCTTGAAGTTAATTTATGTAAATTAGAGCAAGAAACAAAGCAAAGTTTGCTTACGAAGAATGAAGAAATAGTTGATTTAAAGATCAAAAGAGCAGAACTTGAAGTAACTCTGCAAAAAGAACGTGAGGAAAAGAAAAAGGAAATAGAATTACTAACAAAAGCAGAGGAGAGATTAACAAACACTTTTAAAGCGCTCTCTCTTGATGCTTTGCAGACAAATAACAATAATTTTCTGAACTTAGCGAAGGAAGTAATCGATAGTAAATTAAAAGAAACGGAAAGCGATTTTAAAAAAAGACAAGCAACGATTAACGAAGTTGTAACGCCAATAAAAGAAAAATTAGAAAAATTCGATAACGAAATACGTGAGCTAGAAAAGGAGAGGGTAGGGGCCTATGAAGGTTTAAAGGAGCAAATTGGAGCACTGATGAACCAAACTTCCAACCTTGCTAATGCCCTGAGAAAGCCCCACATCAGAGGAAAGTGGGGTGAAATGCAGTTAAAGAGAGTGGTAGAAATGGCGGGAATGATTGAATATTGCGATTTTTTTACTCAGCCGTCAGTGGTTGATAAAAACGAGGATAATTTATTGCGTCCTGATTTAATAATTAAAATGCCATCTGGAAAGCAAATAATAATAGATGCTAAAGTGCCGCTTGATTCTTACATGGATGCTATATCACAAAATGATTTGCAAATACAAAAGGAGAAATTAAAGAATCATTCCCTGGCAATAAAAAAACACATAAATGACTTGGGTAAAAAAGAGTATTGGAATCAATTTGAAAATACGCCAGAACTTGTGGTGCTTTTCTTAACAGGGGAGGGGGTTTTTAGCGCAGCACTAGAATATGAGCCTGCTTTGATAGAAATTGGAGTAGAAAAAAAAGTGATCATTGCAACACCGATCACTCTCATTGCGTTGCTAAGAGCAATAGCGTATGGATGGAAGCAAGAGATGATAGCTGAAAGCGCAAAAAAGATCAGCGAACTAGGTCATATTTTGTATGAGCGCATTTGCACAATGGGCGAAAACTTTGATAATTTGCGCAGGAGCTTGAAAAGTGCTGTCGATCATTATAATAAAACTGCTGGTTCGCTTGAAGCAAGGGTGTTTCCTGCTGCTCGAGAATTCAATAAGCTTGGTATACATGCAAAAAATAAAAACTTAAGTGCTGCAAAGGAATTAGAGTCTTTACCACGCAGCTTACATACTGAAGAACTGAAAGTAGATTAG
- a CDS encoding valine--tRNA ligase, with protein sequence MLKEKYGFKEIEDKCNILWEGSKVYKWNGEKDNTFTIDTPPPTISGKLHIGHIFSYCHTDFIARFQRMLGKDVFYPIGFDDNGLPTERLVEQTYKTRAKEVGREKFIEMCHEVIEKSKQEFKELFKSVGISYDWGLEYHTISKENVTLSQMSFIDLYNKGYAYRKMQPILWDPVDKTAIAQAEIEDKVFESSLNTIVFSTQENEQINIATTRPELLPACVAVFCHPEDTRYTHLIGKTAVVPITEEKVPIIADDKVKIDKGTGLVMCCTFGDELDIYWQQKHNLPMKIIIDQDGRMNLNDVIQVADIGIQEKEPMPAMTEEDIMSAYGQKKEPVSATRMTDDILNEINGLKVKEARKRMIEILTKKGLLIESTNISHSVKCAERSGAPLEILPTYQWFIKTLEQKAQVLDKVKGCNWHPATMRKRMEVWIEGLNWDWCISRQRYFGVPFPTWYSNRKGEEGKIILAEVKDLPIDPLKDLPKGYSKEEVIPDQDVMDTWATSSITPQLSALAVNSEFSLPNHRYDTIFPADLRSQSHEIIRTWAFYTILKAHYHANSLPWKNIMISGWCLADDKKKMSKSKGNIITPHVILETYGADVVRYWAANSRLGVDTVYSENIFKIGKRLVTKLWNASKFVSMFMEKHQTVSINSAHETIDKWILSKLYKVIDRATNNLLQFEYCEALGVIEEFFWKDFCDNYLELAKKRAYGDKVDSGANLSAKQSLAYVLNIILRLFAPFLPYITEEIYHQFYSYNSVHNQSNWPSKEELIYDKYSEEMGDNCVQILNIIRKIKADNNVSVKHLIKKLVIKADLREDKLNQSAQDDLQAVCNAETIEWMQFELETEDEKYIVNIDLY encoded by the coding sequence ATGTTAAAAGAAAAATACGGCTTTAAAGAAATTGAAGACAAATGCAACATATTGTGGGAAGGCAGTAAAGTTTATAAGTGGAATGGTGAAAAGGATAACACTTTCACTATAGACACACCTCCGCCGACAATATCGGGAAAACTCCATATTGGCCATATATTTAGCTATTGCCACACGGACTTTATTGCAAGGTTTCAACGCATGCTGGGCAAAGATGTGTTTTACCCAATTGGGTTTGATGATAACGGGCTTCCCACTGAAAGATTGGTTGAGCAAACCTATAAAACCCGTGCAAAAGAAGTTGGCAGAGAAAAATTTATAGAGATGTGCCATGAAGTTATTGAGAAATCAAAGCAAGAATTCAAGGAACTATTTAAATCGGTCGGCATTAGTTATGACTGGGGTTTGGAATATCACACGATCAGCAAGGAAAATGTGACGCTTTCACAAATGTCATTCATCGATCTATATAATAAGGGATATGCATATAGAAAAATGCAACCTATCCTTTGGGACCCGGTTGATAAAACAGCAATTGCGCAAGCAGAAATAGAAGATAAAGTTTTTGAGTCATCCTTAAACACGATAGTTTTCTCTACTCAAGAAAATGAGCAGATCAATATTGCAACTACGCGACCTGAACTACTTCCAGCATGCGTTGCAGTTTTTTGTCATCCAGAGGATACGCGCTACACTCATCTGATCGGAAAAACAGCGGTAGTGCCAATAACAGAGGAGAAAGTTCCAATAATAGCAGATGATAAGGTTAAAATAGATAAAGGCACGGGGCTTGTTATGTGTTGTACATTCGGTGATGAGCTCGACATATATTGGCAGCAAAAGCATAATCTACCGATGAAAATTATCATCGATCAGGATGGGAGGATGAACCTGAATGATGTCATTCAAGTAGCTGACATTGGAATCCAGGAAAAAGAGCCAATGCCAGCGATGACAGAGGAAGATATCATGTCAGCGTATGGTCAGAAAAAAGAACCAGTATCAGCTACTCGGATGACAGACGATATACTAAACGAAATAAATGGACTAAAGGTTAAAGAGGCAAGAAAGAGGATGATCGAAATCCTAACTAAAAAAGGACTTTTGATAGAAAGCACTAACATTTCTCATTCTGTTAAGTGTGCAGAAAGATCTGGTGCACCACTTGAGATATTGCCTACTTATCAATGGTTTATCAAGACCTTAGAGCAAAAAGCTCAAGTATTAGATAAAGTAAAAGGATGCAATTGGCATCCAGCTACTATGCGTAAACGTATGGAAGTGTGGATAGAAGGGCTAAATTGGGACTGGTGCATTTCAAGGCAGCGCTATTTTGGTGTGCCATTTCCAACGTGGTATTCCAACCGTAAGGGAGAAGAAGGTAAAATTATTCTAGCTGAAGTAAAGGACCTACCTATAGATCCACTCAAAGATTTGCCAAAAGGGTATAGCAAAGAAGAGGTTATCCCAGATCAAGATGTAATGGATACCTGGGCCACAAGTTCAATTACTCCTCAACTAAGTGCACTTGCAGTAAATAGTGAGTTTAGCTTGCCAAATCATCGCTATGATACAATATTTCCTGCAGATCTGCGCAGCCAGAGCCATGAGATAATAAGAACTTGGGCTTTTTATACGATTTTGAAAGCGCATTATCATGCAAATTCTTTACCTTGGAAAAACATTATGATCAGCGGTTGGTGTTTAGCCGATGATAAGAAAAAGATGAGTAAATCAAAAGGTAACATCATCACTCCTCATGTAATACTTGAAACTTATGGAGCTGATGTAGTGCGCTATTGGGCAGCAAACTCAAGGCTTGGAGTTGATACAGTCTACTCTGAAAATATATTCAAAATTGGCAAGCGCCTAGTTACAAAACTTTGGAACGCTAGCAAGTTTGTTTCCATGTTCATGGAAAAGCATCAAACAGTAAGCATAAATTCTGCTCACGAGACAATAGATAAGTGGATATTGTCTAAGCTGTACAAAGTAATAGATAGAGCAACAAACAACCTATTACAGTTTGAATACTGCGAAGCTTTGGGCGTAATAGAGGAATTTTTTTGGAAGGATTTTTGTGATAACTACTTGGAACTAGCAAAAAAGCGCGCATATGGAGATAAAGTAGACAGCGGAGCAAACTTAAGTGCAAAGCAAAGTTTGGCATATGTACTGAATATTATTTTGCGGTTATTTGCACCCTTTTTGCCTTACATTACGGAAGAGATATACCACCAGTTTTATAGTTATAATTCTGTGCACAATCAAAGTAATTGGCCGAGCAAAGAAGAGCTTATCTACGATAAATATTCAGAGGAAATGGGAGACAATTGCGTGCAGATATTAAACATTATCAGAAAGATAAAAGCAGATAATAATGTTTCAGTTAAGCATTTGATAAAGAAATTAGTGATAAAAGCAGATCTACGAGAGGACAAATTGAATCAATCCGCACAGGATGATTTGCAGGCAGTTTGCAATGCGGAAACGATAGAGTGGATGCAGTTTGAGCTTGAAACTGAAGACGAGAAATACATAGTGAATATAGATTTATATTGA
- the pyrF gene encoding orotidine-5'-phosphate decarboxylase — MNPIICALDTQDLNKALSLANALRGKVGMVKLGLEFFAAHGLSGVQEVAKCNVPIFLDLKLHDIPNTVAKTVEVIKVLNVEMLTLHISGGTKMLEEALSVVQGTKIKLIGVTVLTSMSNEDLNELGVAREVKSQVILLAKLAKKIGLHGIVCSALEAQEVRRECGEDLKIITPGIRIDPGHDDQKRTVTPREAINSGADYIVIGRPITKTASSAELILKSLI, encoded by the coding sequence ATGAACCCAATAATATGTGCACTGGATACACAAGACTTAAATAAGGCCTTATCTTTGGCTAATGCTCTGCGTGGTAAAGTTGGCATGGTAAAGCTGGGATTAGAATTTTTTGCTGCTCATGGTCTTTCTGGAGTGCAAGAAGTTGCAAAATGCAATGTACCAATTTTTTTAGATCTGAAATTGCATGACATTCCAAACACTGTAGCTAAAACAGTTGAAGTAATAAAAGTTCTGAACGTTGAAATGTTAACTCTGCACATCAGCGGTGGGACAAAAATGCTTGAAGAAGCACTAAGTGTAGTGCAAGGCACAAAAATAAAGCTGATTGGAGTGACAGTGCTAACTAGTATGAGCAATGAGGATTTAAACGAGCTTGGAGTAGCAAGAGAAGTAAAATCACAGGTAATTTTGCTTGCAAAGCTTGCAAAAAAGATTGGACTCCATGGAATAGTCTGTTCTGCACTAGAAGCTCAAGAAGTGCGCCGAGAATGCGGTGAAGACTTGAAAATTATTACTCCAGGAATTCGTATAGATCCAGGTCATGACGACCAAAAAAGGACAGTAACACCAAGAGAAGCAATAAATTCAGGAGCCGATTATATCGTTATTGGCAGACCCATTACAAAAACTGCAAGTAGCGCAGAATTAATATTGAAATCCCTTATCTAA